A window of Adhaeribacter arboris genomic DNA:
ATATTTACAAGTTCGCTACCGGCAGTTACCGTAATAGTTTTCTGGTCCGGACTAACGGCGGTAATTTCCCATTCTGCGGCTGGTTGGCCATTTACTCCCAAAATCTGCCAATTATAACCACTGGCTCCGGTTACCTGCGTTACAGTAAACGTTAATCCGGAAGTGCCTGCACAAGGCGCTATAGAAGCTGCCTGAATACTTGTTGGCGCTGTTAATTTAATTTGGGGAGTAATATTTAAAGATTGTTCCTGACTAGAACCACACGCGTTGCTTAAACTAACACTTAGTGTACCTCCGCCAGGTTTTATCAGCACCGAAACCGAATCGCGGGTTGTATTCCCGACTAATTCCAGATTACCAGTTACTTTCCAGGCAAAAGAAGTGGCCCCCGTAGCATTTACCCGATACGTTACCGTTGTACTACTACACGGCGTAAGTAAACCAGTAATTGGCCCCGAAGAGATTACGCCAACAGCATTTACCACAATTGCAATTGCCTCGGAAGTGCCACAATTATTTACGGCCGCTACAGTAATGGTACCTTGCGTATTAACGGCCGCTACCGGAGCTATTACCTGAATTTGGTTAGTTCCTTGTCCGGTTAAAGTCCAACCAGCTGGCACTGTCCAATTGTACCGGTCACTGGCCGCACCCGTAACGGTAAATAAAGTACTTTGCGAACCAACGCAAACGGAACTTGGCCCTGTAATGGCAGTCGGCTTAGCCGGATTGCCTAAGCTTGGCTTTATTCGTAATGTTCTGGCTGGGCTAGTACCACAAGAATTCTTCGCTCTTACTGAAATAATTACTTCTTCCTGACCAGCTTTTACTCTTATCTGCGGAGTATTTTGCCCAGTTACAATTTCCCAACCTCCATTATCCGTTGAATCGCCGGGAGTACCAACAACCCATTCATAAGCTGAGGCATTAGCTACTGGGTCTATTTGGTAGGTAAAATAAGTTTCTGTATCACGAATGCAGGGGTTAAGGCCATTGGGATCTGCTGTTGTAATTGAGCCCGGTGCTAAAGTAATTAAAGTGGTAGCGGCAACTTCTAAGGTACTTGGTTCACTATCGCCGCACCCATTATTTACCGTTACAGAAATTATACCCTCCGATGCTACGGGATTGCCGGGCGTACTAACGGGCAGTTCTACCGTAATAGAGTTAGCAGGGGGTTCGCCATCAGCAGTAGGGAGAATTTTCCAACCAGACGGAACAATCCAAGTATACGATTGTACCCCGGGAATAGCAACTACACTAAAAACACTGGTGTTGCTGCCAACACATACTTGAGCAGGCCCTGTGATTTCGCCGGGGTTAGAAATTTTAGCACAAATAGCCGGAACTATACTAGCAGAATTATTTTCAAAATTATCGTCGGTTACCGTACCTAATATCGTGGCGGTATTCCCGATACCTCCGGGATTTTTAATTCTTACTTTAAGGGTAAGCGTAATAACTTCCCCATTTTTAAATTCACTCGTAGTCCATTGAAAGATCCGGGAATCTCTATTAAAAGTAAAAGTATTTACTTGTTTTCCGGCAATAGAACTACGCGCGGTAGCTCCAATGTAATCCAGATCTATATCTAATTGGTCTACAATTTTTACATTATAATCGTTAATCGGGCCATAGTTACGGGCTACAATAGTAAAGGTAACTTCTTCCCCAACAGAGTAAGGATTGACACCATTCTGCCCTAAACTTTTTGTTTTAGTAATCCCTAAATCGGTAGATGTAGTAACCGGATTATTTTTATTCAGAACGACTTTACTTTCTAAAGATAGCAAACGCCCCCCATTAACAACGGCATCTTTCCCGAGCCGGATGGAGTTTTTTGCCAAAATACTGCCCGCCATATTGCTTCTGGTTCCAATATTAACCGTATCGGCTACCTGCCAGAAAATATTCATGCGCCGGGCATTATTTAATAATTTTATGGTTGTACTGGCCGCCGTTAACAAACCTCCCCTAACCTGAAAAATAAACACGGCATTAGGATCGTTGGCAGCATCCAGGTTTATAGTACCGCTAAGGGTAGTCGTATTATCAAATGTATATACCCCTGGACCTAAAATCTGACCGCTCAGGCTAGTACCTGTAAGATTTTTACCCGGTGTAGTAGCTAAATCGTTAATGTTAGCATAGGCTCTTTGCAAATCTTCCTGGGCCTTCTGCGCCGTAGCATCACCCGAATATTGCGTGCCGTTAATCATACCCGCAGTAAACCCTTGAATGATATTTCCTGGCCATACGCCAACATTACCACTTACTTTAGTAGCATCTTTGTTATAAATACCCGTACCAGCTAAAATAGTAAAATCAGCAGCAGTACCCAAGTTAGGTTTTGTTTGAGCGCTACTAGAAACAGATAAGCCGATGAATAAGAAAAATAAAAGTATAATTTTTTTCATTTCATCCTTCCAAAAAACAAAATATATGGCTGATCTTTCATTAATCAACTTAAAAATAAATACAATTTCAATATTTACAAATCTATTCAAATAGTTTGTTTATTAATAACAATTATTAAATAAAAAACTGATTTTAAACCAAATAGAAGAACTTGCAATAAAAATATTAGCAGTATTAGTTAAAAACAACAACTACAATACTTTATTTATATACCTGTATAATACAACCAACTAGATTCAGGGCAAATTCAATTTAAGTAAAATTATTTTTGTAATTATTTTTATATTAATATTAAAATAATTAATATGTTTTATTAAGCAGGTCCTTACAGCAGTAACTGTTTGAGTAAGCTATAAAACACACTCGTTCGAGTTTGATTTTAAAAAAATTCCGTTTAACAGAATACGATGGCATTTAGCAGGAACACTCCACTATATTGAATATGCAGGAAAGATTTTGTTTTGATTCAAAATGAAAAAAATCACCAAGGCTGAAAAAAACTTATCTATTTAGGGAAATTCTTTATTTAAGACTATTTAAGGCGCACAAATAGATTCAAGATGAGTTAAAACCAACCGGAACGCTACAGGAAGATTACCAGAAACACCTTGCTGTTTATAAATCTACAAGGTAAGGTGCAGCGTTGCGGCGGTTTGTTCAATTAATTGACGGGCATATTCTTTTTTAACTTCTAAGGGCTTGCCATCCGTGTACTCATTTACCATACCAGGGGATAAAATCATATTTACGACATTTTCCCCTACCTCTTGGGCAATGTGTGCCTGCACCGCCTGAATTCGCTGCCGTCGCAGCATGGCTTCATCGGCTCCTACTAAGGGTTCAGGTCGCCGGGAACGGAAAGGACGTTGGTGCGTGAGTTGCAATTGTTCTGCTGCTTGCTCCGCTTTATCCAACACATAACGGTATTCCTTAAAGGTATGATTATCTTTTAGCTGCCCCATTAAACCTTTGGTATTTTGCCAGCTTCTAAAATCGGTAACCGGCTGTAAGGCAAGCGCTACTAATGTTTCGTTGGCGATAACCATTGCCGGTGGTCGGTTGTACTGTTGGGCTATTTGATTTCGAAATTCAAATAATTGCTTTAATAAAAATTGTTGAAAATAAGTTAATCGTTCCGAGCCTTTTAATTTTAAGTGCCGGTCCGATTGCTCTTTAATTTCTAAATCTTCCAACAACCGGCATTCTTCGGCGAGCCAACGTCCACGGCCTAAAGCTACTAATTCCTGCCAAAGTACATCTTTTAATTCGTGCAGGTGCAGCACATCCGTAGCCGCATACGTAAGCTGGTCCTCGGAAAGCGGCCGGGTATTCCAGTTACTTACCTGGTTAGTTTTATCTACTTCAATCCCAAAAAGTACCTGCAAAATATTGGCGTACGACGTGCGCAGATGATTCAATAACCGGGCTGCTATTTCAGTATCAAAAATTCCCCGTGGCCGGCAACCCAGTTTTTTTAAAAGTAATATATCATTTGTGGAGGAATGAATAATTTTCGTAATACTAGGATCGTCCACCAATTCCCACAAAGGTTCCAGGTTTTTAATTGTAAAAGGATCGATTAAATAACATTGCTCCCGATCGGCAATTTGCACCAAGCATAAGTTTAAACCGTATGTGTAGCGGTTATCGTCAAATTCTAAATCTAACGCTAGTTCCCGCGACTGAGCTAATTGCGTAACGGCCGCCAAAAAATTGGTTTGAGTAGAAATATAAGAAAAATAACGGCCAGTCGACCACAGAGCCTGCCTCATACTTACGGGTTTATCATAACAAGCAGCAATTTACAATTATAATACGTAAGGCAAATTTTAGCTACTATTTACAATACATCTTTTAAGATTTCCCAAGTATTTTTTGCCAGAATCTGCTGCCCCTTAGCCGTTGGGTGCACGCCATCGCCCTGATTCAGGCTGCGCTCACCGGCTACGCCCTCAAGTAAAAACGGAATAAAAGCAAGATTATTTTTTTCGGCCAGTTGCCGGAAA
This region includes:
- a CDS encoding ribonuclease D; its protein translation is MRQALWSTGRYFSYISTQTNFLAAVTQLAQSRELALDLEFDDNRYTYGLNLCLVQIADREQCYLIDPFTIKNLEPLWELVDDPSITKIIHSSTNDILLLKKLGCRPRGIFDTEIAARLLNHLRTSYANILQVLFGIEVDKTNQVSNWNTRPLSEDQLTYAATDVLHLHELKDVLWQELVALGRGRWLAEECRLLEDLEIKEQSDRHLKLKGSERLTYFQQFLLKQLFEFRNQIAQQYNRPPAMVIANETLVALALQPVTDFRSWQNTKGLMGQLKDNHTFKEYRYVLDKAEQAAEQLQLTHQRPFRSRRPEPLVGADEAMLRRQRIQAVQAHIAQEVGENVVNMILSPGMVNEYTDGKPLEVKKEYARQLIEQTAATLHLTL